A window of Chloracidobacterium sp. N contains these coding sequences:
- the murF gene encoding UDP-N-acetylmuramoyl-tripeptide--D-alanyl-D-alanine ligase: MTLADLADLLGIACPEGLRAITPVGFSIDSRTVHPGDLFFAIHGKRFDAHAFVPEVLARGACAAVIHRPLPELGPAEAARCLLVPDTLRAMQELARALLHRWGRPIVGITGSMGKTTAKDLTALTLAPYGRIYASVGNLNNEYGLPLAVFQMLSDGRRMADYDVAVLEMGMNEKGEIARLCEIAPPDVSVVLNVAPVHIENFPDGLEGIAAAKAEIVHGLKPTGTAILNADDPRVARMAAIVLARRQEHSGAQVMYFGRNEASHVTALDVTSRGLLGTTFTLSTLKGQAAVELPLVGEHHISNALAAAAVATHFGVSPDAIAAQLRLAQPGPHRGVVRRYAGGFTVVDDSYNSNPVALQEAVRLLEQVPDARRRIVVAGEMLELGEQSREMHIACGRALARARVDMLLGVAGQARDLVAAAQAEPNHGMITDFVETASEAGRWLANRVQSGDVILIKGSRGVRLETCLEALPA, from the coding sequence GTGACGCTTGCCGACCTTGCCGACCTGCTGGGAATTGCCTGCCCTGAAGGGCTGCGCGCCATCACGCCGGTTGGCTTTTCGATTGACTCACGCACCGTTCACCCCGGCGACCTGTTTTTTGCCATTCACGGAAAACGTTTCGACGCCCATGCGTTTGTGCCGGAAGTCCTGGCGCGTGGCGCCTGCGCAGCCGTCATTCATCGCCCGCTGCCGGAACTGGGACCGGCCGAAGCCGCCCGCTGTCTGCTCGTGCCGGACACGCTCCGCGCCATGCAGGAACTGGCCCGGGCGCTGCTGCACCGGTGGGGACGCCCCATCGTCGGCATCACCGGCAGCATGGGCAAAACGACCGCCAAAGACCTCACGGCGCTGACACTCGCGCCTTACGGACGCATCTACGCCTCGGTGGGCAACCTCAACAACGAATACGGCCTGCCCCTGGCCGTTTTCCAGATGCTTTCGGACGGGCGGCGCATGGCGGACTACGACGTGGCCGTGCTCGAAATGGGCATGAACGAAAAAGGCGAAATCGCGCGGCTGTGCGAGATTGCGCCCCCGGATGTCAGTGTTGTCCTCAATGTCGCCCCGGTTCACATCGAGAACTTTCCCGACGGGCTGGAAGGCATTGCCGCAGCCAAGGCGGAAATCGTCCACGGGCTGAAGCCGACGGGCACGGCCATTCTGAATGCCGACGATCCGCGCGTAGCCCGCATGGCGGCCATCGTTCTGGCGCGGCGGCAGGAACACAGCGGGGCGCAGGTGATGTACTTCGGACGGAACGAAGCCTCCCACGTCACAGCACTCGATGTCACCTCCCGTGGGCTGCTGGGCACGACGTTTACGCTTTCCACGCTGAAAGGACAGGCGGCTGTCGAACTTCCGCTGGTTGGCGAACACCACATCAGCAATGCGCTGGCAGCGGCGGCCGTGGCGACCCACTTCGGTGTCAGCCCGGACGCCATCGCCGCCCAGCTCCGGCTGGCGCAGCCGGGACCCCATCGCGGCGTCGTCCGGCGCTACGCCGGCGGATTTACCGTCGTGGATGACAGCTACAACTCCAACCCCGTCGCCCTGCAGGAAGCCGTGCGGCTGCTGGAGCAGGTGCCCGACGCCAGGCGGCGGATTGTTGTCGCCGGCGAAATGCTCGAACTCGGCGAGCAATCCAGGGAGATGCACATCGCCTGCGGGCGCGCGCTCGCTCGTGCCAGGGTGGACATGCTGCTCGGCGTCGCCGGCCAGGCCCGCGATCTGGTTGCCGCCGCTCAGGCTGAACCAAACCACGGGATGATCACGGATTTCGTTGAAACTGCGTCCGAAGCCGGCCGCTGGCTGGCCAACCGCGTCCAGTCCGGGGATGTCATTCTCATCAAGGGTTCACGGGGGGTACGGTTGGAAACCTGTCTGGAGGCCCTGCCGGCTTAG
- a CDS encoding UDP-N-acetylmuramoyl-L-alanyl-D-glutamate--2,6-diaminopimelate ligase, producing MPALHAVAAAVAGCVSGESFEVRDITCLAGACQPGSIFAALPGTRADGHDFIPEALSRGAQAILSERPAPPDFPAAWIQVADARRALGQVAALLHGHPSHHMHVIGVTGTNGKTTTTYLLYEIFRAAYGHAALLGTIEQRMDDDRRPSRLTTPEAPEVQAFLRRAWDSGCRHVAIEVSSIGLDRWRVADMRFAAAIFTNLTQDHLDYHGTMERYFDAKLRLFDGRNGEVPGIAVLNTDDARTPDIITAINGRARIVTYAVHDPGAEVRLARLDVHTRGMALSLHTPRGMLDLATHLVGTPHAYNILAATATALALDVPTDAILAGVTKTVVPGRFEVVEGSDDHLLVAVDYAHTPDALANVTATARELARLRRGRVITVFGCGGDRDRTKRPLMAEAAAQGSDLTILTSDNPRREAPERILDDAEVGLRAVGKPYHRILDRRQAIAFAIQTAQPGDVVVIAGKGHETYQILNHLTIHFDDREEARQALRRLRSDKGTPME from the coding sequence ATGCCTGCCTTGCACGCCGTGGCAGCCGCCGTTGCCGGTTGCGTCAGCGGCGAAAGCTTTGAGGTACGTGACATCACCTGCCTGGCTGGAGCCTGCCAGCCGGGCAGTATTTTTGCCGCCCTCCCCGGCACCCGGGCCGACGGCCACGACTTCATCCCGGAAGCCCTCTCGCGTGGCGCCCAGGCCATTCTCTCGGAACGCCCGGCTCCACCAGATTTTCCGGCCGCCTGGATTCAGGTGGCCGATGCCCGGCGTGCCCTTGGCCAAGTGGCGGCGCTGCTCCACGGGCATCCCAGCCATCACATGCACGTTATCGGCGTCACCGGCACCAACGGCAAGACGACCACCACTTACCTGCTCTACGAAATCTTCCGCGCCGCCTACGGACACGCCGCGCTGCTCGGCACCATTGAACAGCGCATGGATGATGATCGCCGCCCCTCGCGTCTGACCACGCCGGAAGCCCCGGAAGTGCAGGCCTTCCTGCGACGCGCCTGGGACAGCGGTTGCCGCCATGTCGCTATCGAGGTGTCCTCGATCGGGCTTGACCGGTGGCGCGTCGCCGACATGCGGTTTGCCGCCGCCATTTTCACCAACCTGACCCAGGATCACCTGGACTACCACGGCACGATGGAGCGGTACTTCGACGCCAAGTTGCGGCTCTTTGACGGGCGTAACGGAGAAGTTCCCGGAATTGCCGTTCTCAACACCGACGACGCCCGCACGCCCGACATCATCACGGCCATCAACGGCCGCGCCCGGATTGTGACCTACGCCGTCCACGACCCCGGTGCTGAAGTCCGCCTCGCCCGGCTTGATGTTCACACGCGCGGCATGGCGCTGTCGCTCCACACGCCCCGCGGAATGCTCGATCTGGCCACGCACCTCGTGGGCACGCCTCACGCCTACAACATTCTGGCCGCCACGGCCACGGCGCTGGCGCTCGATGTTCCGACCGATGCCATCCTGGCCGGGGTGACTAAGACGGTCGTGCCCGGGCGGTTTGAAGTGGTCGAAGGCAGTGACGACCATCTGCTGGTAGCCGTGGACTATGCCCACACCCCCGATGCCCTGGCCAACGTGACGGCCACCGCCCGCGAACTGGCCCGCCTCCGCCGGGGACGGGTCATCACCGTGTTTGGCTGCGGCGGCGACCGCGACCGCACCAAACGCCCCCTGATGGCCGAAGCGGCGGCCCAGGGCAGCGACCTCACCATCCTGACATCAGACAATCCACGGCGGGAAGCGCCGGAGCGCATCCTGGATGACGCCGAAGTTGGCCTGCGCGCCGTCGGCAAGCCCTATCACCGGATACTTGACCGACGCCAGGCCATTGCCTTTGCCATTCAAACGGCGCAACCCGGTGATGTCGTCGTCATTGCCGGCAAGGGACACGAGACGTACCAGATTCTCAATCACCTGACCATTCACTTCGATGACCGCGAAGAAGCCCGCCAGGCACTCCGTCGGCTTCGGTCGGACAAAGGAACGCCAATGGAGTAA
- a CDS encoding PAS domain-containing protein, whose product MDLSKLLNVIRGNKAADASAAPKDRPETEPVIPVEVSPTVAAADHPPPPVRTSGSVVQSLLGQFTGGHREPSPPTPPKTPPQGTANGYDDVLASVLPPGAAASSPATTDTARKTPPMDTAAPLDGDWFDVSLDEKAPVVPPAVDVPVLDLPPDVPAPNVAPANVLTDALLTAPPVAPAVAPFEVSGRVDLSWTPTEPPAAPSPVADFPSQDDRMDAGMPPTPAPPMAAPLATTQPVEAFLAESTAENAYVPPPPMDFASAAGGFPQGAPMEAPLAPVNDWGFPPTDTLAMPPTSAATPVSTAGLAAPMAEPAAASVPDARPASWSDWLIENLDEALMVLDAQGILQQVNPMAEYLLGAPRQDLLGRSLLDISQQLGGDNAPLWEHLAVTSEVQQFSTNVTLPDGQSMMASFVVLELPAQDPWPGGRVLAIRDETRLRAEFAQMMEDLAPPPAPASALQVTPEQLTAMRTSLQMVLGFAELLHRGEYGQMNPQQFEMFRNIEHHAKQLAEWLGLPQ is encoded by the coding sequence ATGGACTTAAGCAAGCTCCTCAACGTGATTCGCGGCAACAAGGCTGCCGACGCATCGGCAGCGCCCAAAGACCGGCCGGAAACAGAACCTGTCATTCCGGTTGAAGTCTCCCCCACGGTTGCCGCGGCCGACCATCCGCCTCCTCCGGTGCGGACCTCCGGGAGTGTTGTCCAGTCCCTGCTCGGTCAATTCACTGGCGGACACCGCGAGCCTTCACCACCAACTCCACCCAAAACACCGCCGCAAGGGACGGCCAATGGCTACGATGATGTTCTGGCCTCAGTGCTCCCCCCTGGAGCGGCGGCCTCATCCCCGGCAACGACAGACACGGCAAGGAAGACGCCGCCCATGGATACCGCCGCCCCCCTCGATGGCGACTGGTTCGACGTATCGCTGGACGAAAAGGCCCCTGTTGTCCCTCCGGCAGTGGATGTGCCCGTTTTGGACCTGCCACCGGATGTGCCAGCACCCAACGTTGCCCCGGCAAACGTTCTGACGGATGCGCTTCTCACTGCCCCGCCGGTTGCCCCGGCCGTCGCTCCCTTCGAGGTCTCCGGCAGGGTTGACCTGAGCTGGACGCCCACGGAACCCCCTGCCGCCCCCTCCCCTGTGGCAGATTTTCCCTCCCAGGATGACAGGATGGACGCCGGCATGCCGCCAACTCCGGCACCGCCCATGGCTGCGCCGCTGGCCACCACCCAGCCCGTGGAAGCTTTCTTGGCCGAAAGCACTGCAGAAAACGCCTACGTGCCACCACCGCCGATGGATTTTGCTTCGGCAGCCGGAGGTTTTCCCCAGGGAGCGCCCATGGAAGCGCCGCTAGCCCCCGTCAACGACTGGGGATTTCCTCCCACTGACACCCTGGCAATGCCCCCCACAAGTGCAGCAACGCCGGTTTCAACCGCCGGGCTGGCAGCACCGATGGCAGAACCAGCCGCAGCCAGCGTGCCAGATGCCCGACCGGCAAGCTGGTCAGACTGGCTGATTGAAAACCTCGATGAAGCCCTGATGGTGCTCGACGCCCAAGGCATCCTCCAGCAGGTAAACCCGATGGCCGAATACCTGCTTGGCGCGCCACGGCAGGACCTGCTGGGGCGGTCACTGCTTGACATCAGCCAGCAACTCGGTGGCGACAACGCCCCCCTCTGGGAACACCTGGCCGTCACGTCTGAAGTCCAGCAGTTTTCAACAAACGTGACACTTCCCGACGGGCAGTCCATGATGGCTTCGTTCGTGGTGCTGGAGTTGCCCGCCCAAGACCCATGGCCGGGCGGGCGCGTCCTTGCCATCCGGGATGAAACACGCCTGCGCGCCGAATTTGCCCAGATGATGGAAGACCTCGCGCCCCCACCGGCCCCAGCTTCGGCCCTGCAGGTCACGCCCGAACAGTTGACCGCCATGCGTACCTCACTTCAGATGGTTCTGGGCTTTGCCGAGCTGTTACACCGTGGTGAGTACGGGCAGATGAACCCCCAGCAGTTCGAGATGTTCCGCAACATCGAGCACCATGCCAAACAGCTTGCCGAGTGGCTGGGGCTTCCGCAGTGA
- a CDS encoding transcription elongation factor GreA, translated as MNVREKLEAELRQLEQELKVDLPRELQRAAAYGDLRENGEYQAARERVRLVGARVAELHQRLAALATINLDSLPRDRAAYGSTLRVLDLDKDVEVTYRLVMPEEADVSQGLISTSSPLGRGFMGKQAGDEVEVQTPQGLRHFEILSLRTIHDDDSTT; from the coding sequence ATGAATGTCAGGGAAAAACTCGAAGCGGAGCTACGGCAGCTCGAACAGGAACTGAAGGTTGATCTTCCGCGCGAACTGCAACGGGCGGCGGCCTATGGCGATCTGCGCGAAAACGGGGAATATCAGGCGGCGCGCGAGCGGGTCCGGCTGGTTGGGGCGCGGGTCGCGGAGCTGCACCAGCGGCTGGCGGCACTGGCCACCATCAATCTTGATTCGTTGCCCCGGGACCGGGCGGCGTATGGTTCCACGCTGCGGGTGCTTGACCTCGATAAGGATGTCGAAGTGACCTACCGCCTGGTCATGCCGGAGGAAGCTGATGTCTCGCAGGGCCTGATTTCAACCTCCTCCCCCCTGGGGCGGGGCTTTATGGGCAAGCAGGCCGGCGATGAAGTCGAAGTGCAAACACCCCAGGGCCTGCGCCACTTCGAGATTCTGAGTCTGCGCACCATCCACGATGACGACTCCACCACTTGA
- a CDS encoding lytic transglycosylase domain-containing protein, with protein MTNRTMQWAVGPGQSRRNRPALWLMSPLILLAGLCLTNAPVPAQGTAQGTGTQPRMHTNDDFRVPRTLPVSPEAPTPVSTDAPASPALASSANLPAGETATPPGETPGEAVSTSGAASDTARETPLSELVARQDANGTWILVSRSLPPPEPGKLVSAEPLTPISTGKPELDAVIMEMATKYGVDPRLIVEVIRQESGFNPYAVSPAGAKGLMQLIDGTAARMGTRNVFDVRQNIEGGVKYLRLLLDMFSGDVSLALAGYNAGEHRVIRSGYQVPNITETRHYVKTIMARYGRSSHRVARPKPNAAPVPDEPPPPPLRVFVQDGVVLLTNR; from the coding sequence ATGACGAACCGAACGATGCAATGGGCCGTGGGGCCCGGGCAGTCGCGGCGCAACCGGCCCGCGTTGTGGCTGATGTCACCCCTGATTTTGCTGGCTGGTCTCTGCCTGACGAATGCTCCGGTGCCCGCCCAAGGAACGGCGCAGGGAACAGGGACACAACCGCGAATGCACACGAATGATGACTTTCGCGTGCCGCGTACGCTTCCGGTGTCACCGGAAGCGCCAACACCGGTTTCAACCGACGCGCCGGCCTCTCCGGCGCTGGCTTCGTCTGCCAACCTGCCGGCTGGCGAAACGGCGACACCACCGGGTGAAACGCCGGGGGAAGCCGTCTCCACCAGTGGCGCGGCCAGTGACACGGCCCGGGAAACACCGCTGTCTGAGCTCGTGGCGCGGCAGGATGCCAATGGCACGTGGATTCTGGTCAGTCGTTCCCTGCCGCCACCTGAGCCCGGAAAGCTGGTGTCGGCTGAGCCGCTGACGCCCATTTCGACTGGCAAGCCGGAACTCGATGCCGTGATTATGGAAATGGCCACCAAGTACGGCGTCGATCCACGCCTGATTGTCGAGGTCATCCGCCAGGAGTCCGGTTTCAATCCCTACGCGGTCTCGCCGGCCGGGGCCAAAGGGCTGATGCAGTTGATTGACGGGACGGCCGCCCGGATGGGAACGCGCAATGTCTTCGACGTGCGCCAGAACATCGAAGGCGGAGTCAAGTACCTCCGCCTGCTGCTGGATATGTTCAGTGGCGATGTCTCGCTGGCGCTGGCCGGGTACAATGCTGGCGAACATCGCGTGATTCGCAGCGGTTATCAGGTGCCCAACATCACCGAGACGCGCCACTATGTCAAAACCATCATGGCGCGCTATGGCAGGTCCTCCCATCGGGTTGCCAGGCCCAAGCCGAACGCCGCGCCGGTTCCCGATGAGCCACCCCCGCCGCCCTTGCGCGTCTTCGTTCAGGACGGCGTTGTTCTGCTGACCAACCGCTGA
- a CDS encoding MoxR family ATPase — MTPSSSPVVSGLSSVAEQLQALESAIETVVRGKHDVVRLALVTLVADGHLLIEDVPGVGKTTLARTLSRALDCSFQRIQFTSDLLPSDVLGLSVYDQASGRFEFRPGPIFANVVLADEINRTTPKTQSCLLEAMAEGRVTIENQTFDLPRPFIVLATQNPVEHHGTYPLPESQLDRFTMRLSMGYPSAEDERQILLGKARRDPLLEMKPVLSAADMLALQERARTVRMDDALVDYLLRIVNATRTSELLEMGVSPRGSLALFRAAQAQALFDGRDYCLPDDIKRLAIPVLSHRVIVSPRYAGGGRETDDARSALEEILKTVAVPL, encoded by the coding sequence GTGACGCCATCTTCTTCTCCCGTGGTGTCGGGCCTGTCGAGTGTGGCCGAGCAGTTGCAGGCACTGGAGTCCGCCATCGAGACCGTCGTACGGGGCAAGCACGATGTCGTCCGCCTGGCCCTGGTCACGCTCGTCGCCGATGGACACCTGCTCATCGAGGACGTGCCTGGCGTCGGCAAAACCACGTTGGCACGTACCCTTTCCCGCGCCCTGGACTGCTCCTTTCAGCGCATCCAGTTCACCAGCGATCTGCTTCCCAGCGATGTCCTGGGGTTGAGTGTCTATGACCAGGCTTCCGGCCGTTTCGAGTTCCGTCCGGGCCCCATCTTTGCCAACGTCGTTCTGGCTGACGAAATCAACCGCACCACGCCCAAAACCCAGAGCTGCCTGCTCGAAGCCATGGCCGAAGGACGGGTGACGATTGAAAACCAGACGTTTGACCTGCCCAGGCCCTTCATCGTCCTGGCGACGCAGAATCCCGTCGAACACCACGGGACCTATCCCCTGCCGGAATCCCAGCTCGACCGGTTCACCATGCGCCTCAGCATGGGGTATCCCTCAGCCGAAGACGAACGGCAAATCCTGCTCGGCAAGGCCCGTCGCGATCCCCTGCTGGAGATGAAACCGGTGCTGTCGGCGGCGGATATGCTGGCGTTGCAGGAACGCGCCCGTACGGTGCGGATGGATGACGCCCTGGTGGACTACCTGCTGCGCATCGTCAACGCCACCCGCACATCGGAACTGCTGGAAATGGGTGTCAGCCCACGGGGCAGCCTGGCGCTGTTTCGCGCAGCACAGGCGCAGGCGCTCTTTGACGGACGCGACTACTGCCTGCCGGATGACATCAAGCGCCTCGCCATTCCGGTCCTCTCCCACCGGGTCATCGTCAGTCCACGTTATGCCGGTGGGGGACGCGAAACCGATGACGCCCGGTCGGCACTCGAAGAAATTCTCAAAACCGTGGCCGTGCCCCTGTGA
- a CDS encoding type II toxin-antitoxin system PemK/MazF family toxin: MTASPNHASRQPGCSPQPAQYVARCSKLRVATTGIHNQYASWTKGREYPTRVKCRFGGKEGQVVLDQLRTVDRERLVRRLGVRTRETGRAVPGVLTEMFADRR, from the coding sequence CTGACGGCATCACCGAATCACGCCAGCAGACAGCCGGGCTGCTCACCACAGCCGGCCCAGTATGTTGCCCGGTGTAGCAAGCTTCGGGTTGCCACCACTGGCATCCACAACCAGTATGCTTCGTGGACGAAGGGGCGGGAGTACCCCACGCGAGTGAAGTGCCGGTTTGGGGGGAAAGAAGGACAGGTGGTTTTGGATCAGTTGCGGACGGTGGACAGGGAACGCCTGGTCAGGCGACTTGGAGTGAGGACCCGTGAGACAGGACGGGCGGTGCCAGGGGTGCTGACAGAGATGTTTGCAGACAGACGGTGA
- a CDS encoding glycosyltransferase family 2 protein, with translation MELLLQSLAIVTGAVLVASLVALGRGNRAIRFLADAVGPDVRPQATVSIIVAARNEADTIEPALRSLLAQDHPGLDIIVVNDRSTDATGDVLACLQREFPALKTVTVTALPSGWLGKNHAHWVGAQAATGDFLLFTDADIIMHPSAVRRAVAFALAEGLDHVAVGPEVPLPGFWLTAFLGTFTMCFSMFVRPWRARDPRSTVFVGIGAFNLVRRTAYERAGTHAAIRMRPDDDMKLGKIIKLAGGRQELVAGKELLSVTWYHSLGELIRGLEKNTFAGMDYNLALAVAGPLTLFLLFVWPCLALLVTSGWVWPVNLLNVGLGLALYADNSLRYGVRWRHVPLFPLTVLLMMFIVWNATLRTLLGRGITWRGTYYSLAELKANRV, from the coding sequence ATGGAACTTCTGCTTCAAAGCCTGGCCATCGTGACCGGTGCCGTTCTGGTGGCTTCGCTGGTTGCCCTTGGGCGCGGCAACCGGGCCATCCGCTTTCTGGCGGATGCCGTCGGGCCGGATGTCCGCCCACAGGCGACCGTCAGCATCATTGTCGCGGCCCGCAATGAAGCCGACACCATCGAGCCGGCGCTGCGGTCACTGCTGGCCCAGGACCATCCGGGGCTGGACATCATCGTGGTCAATGACCGTTCCACCGATGCCACCGGCGACGTTCTGGCCTGCCTTCAGCGTGAGTTCCCGGCGCTCAAAACCGTGACCGTCACCGCGCTGCCTTCCGGCTGGCTGGGAAAAAATCACGCCCACTGGGTCGGAGCGCAGGCAGCCACCGGCGATTTCCTGCTCTTTACCGATGCCGACATCATCATGCACCCCAGCGCCGTGCGCCGTGCTGTGGCCTTTGCCCTTGCCGAAGGCCTTGACCACGTCGCCGTCGGGCCCGAGGTCCCCCTGCCCGGCTTCTGGCTGACGGCCTTTCTCGGCACCTTCACGATGTGTTTCTCGATGTTTGTGCGTCCGTGGCGGGCGCGCGACCCGCGCAGTACGGTCTTTGTCGGCATTGGTGCATTCAATCTCGTCCGCCGCACGGCCTACGAGCGCGCCGGTACGCACGCTGCCATTCGGATGCGGCCCGATGACGACATGAAACTTGGCAAAATCATCAAGCTGGCCGGCGGACGACAGGAACTGGTGGCCGGCAAGGAACTGCTGTCCGTCACCTGGTATCACTCCCTGGGCGAACTCATCCGGGGGCTTGAAAAGAACACTTTTGCCGGTATGGATTACAACCTGGCGCTGGCTGTCGCCGGGCCGCTCACGCTGTTTCTGCTGTTTGTCTGGCCCTGCCTGGCGCTGCTGGTGACAAGCGGCTGGGTGTGGCCGGTCAACCTGCTCAACGTCGGGCTGGGGCTGGCGCTCTATGCCGACAACTCGCTGCGGTACGGCGTCCGGTGGCGACACGTCCCGCTCTTTCCGCTGACCGTCCTGCTGATGATGTTCATCGTGTGGAATGCCACCCTGCGAACCCTTCTGGGGCGCGGCATCACCTGGCGCGGCACGTATTATTCTCTCGCCGAACTCAAGGCGAATCGGGTCTAG
- the msrP gene encoding protein-methionine-sulfoxide reductase catalytic subunit MsrP yields the protein MLIKRPADIKGSEITPERLYFGRRTVLQGLVAAGSLAATAGLYHLFAGATRRPPAGPGPRSLVTAPVGDRRLTTDEPPTDYDDITHYNNFYEFSTSKHDVAYEARALVTRPWTVTVEGDVQRPQTFDIDDLLRRFPLEDRVYRLRCVEGWSMVIPWVGFPLASLLNLVEPLGRAQFVAFETLHDPKQFPLQRGRLLDWPYREGLRLDEALHPLTLLAVGLYGKTLPNQNGAPLRLVVPWKYGFKSIKSVVRIVLTPRMPRTTWRETVPREYGFYANVNPAVSHPRWSQATERRIGELTRRPTLLFNGYADQVAHLYAGMDLRTFY from the coding sequence ATGCTCATCAAACGGCCCGCCGACATCAAAGGCTCGGAAATCACACCCGAACGGCTGTATTTCGGGCGGCGGACGGTGCTGCAGGGTCTGGTGGCGGCAGGTTCACTGGCCGCCACCGCCGGGCTGTATCATCTCTTTGCCGGTGCGACGCGCCGCCCACCGGCGGGGCCCGGACCGCGTTCGCTGGTGACGGCGCCCGTCGGCGACCGGCGTCTGACGACTGACGAGCCGCCGACGGACTACGACGACATCACGCACTACAACAACTTCTATGAGTTTTCGACCTCCAAGCACGATGTGGCCTATGAAGCCCGCGCGCTGGTGACACGCCCCTGGACGGTGACGGTTGAAGGCGATGTCCAGCGTCCCCAGACCTTCGACATAGACGATCTTCTGCGCCGCTTTCCGCTTGAAGACCGGGTGTACCGGCTTCGCTGTGTCGAAGGCTGGTCCATGGTCATTCCCTGGGTGGGCTTTCCGCTGGCTTCCCTGCTCAACCTGGTCGAGCCACTGGGCAGGGCGCAGTTCGTGGCGTTCGAGACCCTGCACGATCCGAAACAGTTTCCCCTGCAACGCGGGCGGCTGCTCGACTGGCCCTACCGTGAAGGGCTGCGGCTGGATGAAGCCTTGCATCCGCTGACGCTGCTTGCTGTGGGCTTGTACGGCAAAACCCTGCCCAACCAGAACGGCGCCCCGCTGCGGTTGGTTGTGCCGTGGAAGTATGGCTTCAAAAGCATCAAGTCGGTGGTGCGCATTGTGCTGACGCCCCGCATGCCACGCACGACCTGGCGCGAAACCGTACCGCGTGAATACGGCTTTTATGCCAACGTCAATCCGGCGGTGAGTCATCCCCGGTGGAGCCAGGCCACCGAACGGCGCATTGGTGAGCTCACCCGACGGCCGACCCTGCTGTTCAACGGCTACGCCGACCAGGTAGCGCATCTTTATGCCGGCATGGACCTGAGAACCTTCTACTGA
- a CDS encoding PhoH family protein: MKKLTLPDEGLEVLFGPYDENIRYLESLLNVRIGARGSEVTIEGEVSDMAVVESILTDFAELVIEGAAPSSQELRQAFKQIADDRTSSLKSFFSKTYRFNPTGRKMVSARTPTQRRYLEALQTHELVFGIGPAGTGKTFLAVAMGLHYLWQKKVSRIILTRPAVEAGEKLGFLPGDLQDKVDPYLRPLYDALFDLADADKITRMLEKRIIEVAPLAFMRGRTLSEAFIILDEAQNTTSEQMKMFLTRIGFGSRVVVTGDATQIDLPAGKLSGLIEAMTVLRDIREIAIVEFTNRDVVRHRLVQLIVQAYDRARQSA; encoded by the coding sequence TTGAAGAAACTGACGCTTCCTGACGAGGGGCTCGAAGTCCTGTTCGGACCCTATGACGAAAACATCCGGTATCTCGAATCCCTGTTGAACGTCCGCATCGGGGCGCGCGGGAGCGAGGTGACCATCGAAGGTGAAGTGTCCGACATGGCCGTGGTCGAGTCCATTCTGACCGACTTTGCCGAACTGGTCATTGAAGGTGCGGCCCCGTCAAGCCAGGAACTGCGTCAGGCTTTCAAACAGATTGCCGATGACCGGACCTCCTCCCTCAAAAGCTTCTTTTCCAAGACCTATCGTTTCAACCCGACCGGGAGGAAAATGGTTTCGGCGCGGACGCCGACGCAGCGCCGCTATCTCGAAGCCCTGCAAACCCACGAACTCGTGTTTGGCATCGGCCCGGCCGGAACGGGAAAAACCTTTCTCGCCGTCGCCATGGGGTTGCATTACCTGTGGCAGAAGAAGGTTTCACGGATCATCCTGACGCGCCCGGCGGTTGAAGCCGGTGAAAAGCTGGGGTTTCTGCCGGGCGATCTGCAGGACAAGGTCGATCCCTATCTGCGTCCACTCTACGACGCGCTGTTTGATCTGGCCGATGCCGACAAGATCACCCGCATGCTGGAAAAGCGCATCATCGAAGTTGCGCCGCTGGCCTTTATGCGCGGGCGGACGCTGTCTGAAGCCTTCATCATTCTCGACGAGGCGCAAAACACCACCTCCGAACAGATGAAGATGTTTCTGACGCGCATCGGCTTCGGGTCGCGGGTGGTGGTGACGGGCGATGCCACCCAGATTGACCTGCCGGCCGGAAAGCTGTCCGGCCTCATCGAGGCCATGACCGTGCTGCGGGACATCCGCGAGATTGCCATTGTCGAGTTCACGAACCGGGATGTCGTGCGGCACCGGTTGGTGCAGCTCATCGTGCAGGCGTATGACCGCGCCCGCCAGAGCGCCTGA